The Streptomyces sp. HUAS MG91 sequence CTCGCGCTGCTGCCGCTGCTCGCCGCCCGCGGCCTGCTGGCCCGCAAGAGCTGGAGCCGCGGCCCCGCGATCATCACGCAGATCATGGCGCTGCCCGTCGCCTACACGCTGCTCCAGGCCGACAGCGCGGCCATCCCCGGCGGCATCGTGCTCGGTGTGGTGGCGGTCGTGGCCCTGGTGATGCTCGTCAACCGGGAGACGACCCGCGCGCTCGGCATCCGTACGCCGGGAAGTACCCGGGAATCCGAGTAGACCCGTCTCTACGTGCAGGAAGGCGCCCGGTGCGGACATCGCACCGGGCGCCTTCCCACACGTGGACCACGCGCGCTCACTCCTCCACGAGGAGCCGCTCCCGCAGCTGCGCCAGCGTGCGCGCGAGGAGGCGGGACACGTGCATCTGGGAGATGCCGACCTCCTGGGCGATCTGCGACTGCGTCATGTTCCCGAAGAAGCGCAGCAGCAGGATGCGCTTCTCACGCGGCGGCAGGTCCTCCAGAAGCGGCTTGAGCGACTCCCGGTACTCGACGCCCTCCAGCGCCTCGTCCTCGGCGCCCAGGGTGTCGGCGACCGCCGGGGACTCGTCGTCCGTGTCGGGGACGTCCAGGGACAGCGTGGAGTACGCGTTCGCCGACTCCAGGCCCTCCAGGACCTCCTCCTCGGAGATGGCCAGCTTCTCGGCCAGCTCATGGACCGTGGGGGAGCGGCCGTGCATCTGGGACAGCTCGGCCGTCGCCGTCGTCAGGGCCAGCCGCAGTTCCTGGAGGCGGCGCGGGACGCGCACCGCCCAGCCCTTGTCGCGGAAGTGCCGCTTGATCTCGCCGACGACGGTCGGAGTCGCGTACGTGGAGAACTCCACGCCGCGCTCCGGGTCGAACCGGTCCACCGACTTGATCAGACCGATCGTCGCGACCTGCGTGAGGTCGTCCAGCGGCTCGCCGCGGTTGCGGAAGCGGCGCGCCAGGTGCTCGACCAGCGGCAGATGCATGCGCACGAGCTGATTGCGCAGCTCCGCGTACTCGGTGCTGCCGTCCTTCAGGGTGCGCAGCTCGATGAACATCGCGCGTGCACCACTGCGGTCCTGCGGATCGCGCCGGCCGTGCTGCTCGCCGTGTCGCTCGTGGTCGCTCATCAATCCCGCCCGTCGCGCGTCCGATCCCCCTGAACCCCCGCGAACGTCGGCCCCGGTGGTCGGTGCTGCTTGCTGTGACGCCCTCGTCGCCGGGTCCGCCCGGTCTTCCGGATGTGGCCTGGCCTGCTGTTCGGGAATGGCGGTGGTCAGCCGTCGCATCCCGCCCGAGCCGTCGGCCGGGAGATCCCGTGTGCCGCGTTTGTCGTCCCGCACCGGACCTTCCCCGTTCATCACGCCGGGCCGGGGCCCGCGCCGCGCTTCTTGTAGAGGCTGATCGAGACGGTGTTGTCCTCGGCCACTGACGAGTCGACCTGGCCCGCGAGGGCCGAGAGCACCGTCCATGCGAAGGTGTCGCGCTCCGGGGCCCGGCCGTCGGTGGTCGGCGCGGAGACCGTCACCTCCAGTGAGTCGTCGACCAGACGGAACACACAGCTGAGAACGGAGCCGGCGACGGCCTGCTGGAGCAGGATCGCGCAGGCCTCGTCGACCGCGATGCGCAGGTCTTCGATCTCGTCCAGGGTGAAGTCCAAACGCGCCGCGAGGCCGGCCGTGGCCGTCCGCAGCACCGACAGGTAGGCACCCGCAGCCGGCAGCCGGACTTCCACGAAGTCCTGATTCCCGGGCTCGCCTGCAAACTGGGACACCCTCACCTCCAAGGTGGTACAAGCACTTTCGGGCTCCGGAGGTGTCGTCCCCCGGGTGACACGCCACATATATCTGCGGTGACGCTACCGCGCGCCCGACTTTCCTGTCCCGGGGACCCCCGGCCCATTGCTGTCACTCATAGTAAGCCCACGGGCACGGACAGTGGCTAGAGGGTGTGCGGGCCCAATTGGAAAGAGGGGGCGCCGGGTTGACGTACCCAGGTGCCCGCCGGTCGAATCCCGATGCCGCCGTGGATCAGACGAGTGCAGTGTCCACGAAGCACCAGCGCCAGCTCTCACCAGGCTCGAAGGTGCGCATCACCGGGTGCCCGGTCTCCTTGAAGTGCTCCGTGGCGTGCTTGTAGGGCGACGAGTCGCAGCAGCCGACGTGGCCGCAGACCAGACACAGCCGCAGTTGCACAGGGTGACTGCCGACGGCCAGACACTCCAGACAGGTCTCGCTCAGAGCGTCCGGCTCGGGGTGCGGCAGCGTGTCGACGTGCGGGCACTCGTTCATGATGGCCAGGTTACGACGGGTGGCGTGATCACGTAGGGCGAAGGGCGGGCCATGGACGTATTGCCGCTGGTGGGACTGGTCGCGGTGAGTGCCGCGGTGGCGGGTGCGGCGCGCAGGACTCCGGTGCCGGCGCCCCTCCTGCTGGTCGCGGCCGGTCTGGCGGCCTCCTATGTGCCGGGGATCCCGCAGTACGCGCTCGACCCGCACATCGTGCTGCCGCTGATCCTGCCGCCCCTGCTGCACACCGCGGCCCTGGAGAGCTCGTACCTCGACCTGCGGGCCAACATCAGGCCCGTGGCGCTGCTGTCCGTGGGGTACGTCCTGTTCGCCACGGTGGCCGTGGGCTGGCTCGCGTACGAGCTGATCCCCGATCTGCCGCTGACCGCCGCGCTCGTCCTGGGGGCGGTGATCGCGCCGCCCGACGCCGTGGCGGCCACGGCGATCGCCCGGCGGGTGGGGCTGCCCTCGCGGATCACGACCATCCTCCAGGGCGAGTCGCTGGTGAACGACGCGACCGCGATCACCGCCTACAAGGTGGCGCTCGCCGCCGCCGTGGGGGAGGGGGCCAGCTGGGCGGGCGGCATCCGGGAGTTCCTGGTGGCGGCCGTCGGCGGGGTGGGTGTCGGGCTGCTGCTGATGGTGCCGCTGCACTGGTTGCGCACGCACCTGAAGGAAGCGCTGCTGCAGAACACGCTCTCCCTGCTCATCCCCTTCGTCGCGTACGCCGCGGCCGAACAGGTGGGGGCGTCCGGAGTGCTCGCCGTGGTGACCGTCGCGCTCTACCTGGGGCACCGGTCGTGGCAGGTCGACTTCGAGACACGGCTCCAGGAGGCGGCGGTGTGGAAGGTCGTCGCCTTCATCCTGGAGTCGTCGGTCTTCGCGCTCATCGGGCTGCAATTGCGCGTGGTCCTCGGCGGCCTCGGCGAGTACAGCGTCGCGCAG is a genomic window containing:
- a CDS encoding UBP-type zinc finger domain-containing protein; the protein is MNECPHVDTLPHPEPDALSETCLECLAVGSHPVQLRLCLVCGHVGCCDSSPYKHATEHFKETGHPVMRTFEPGESWRWCFVDTALV
- a CDS encoding Na+/H+ antiporter — translated: MDVLPLVGLVAVSAAVAGAARRTPVPAPLLLVAAGLAASYVPGIPQYALDPHIVLPLILPPLLHTAALESSYLDLRANIRPVALLSVGYVLFATVAVGWLAYELIPDLPLTAALVLGAVIAPPDAVAATAIARRVGLPSRITTILQGESLVNDATAITAYKVALAAAVGEGASWAGGIREFLVAAVGGVGVGLLLMVPLHWLRTHLKEALLQNTLSLLIPFVAYAAAEQVGASGVLAVVTVALYLGHRSWQVDFETRLQEAAVWKVVAFILESSVFALIGLQLRVVLGGLGEYSVAQAVWYAVGVFLLVVVVRFVWSYPATYLPWWISPRAREREDDVDWRKPLIVSWAGMRGVVSLAIAFSIPLVTDSGEEFPARNLVLFLTFTTVIGTLVVQGLSLPPLIKALKLPGRDVQAETLVEAQAQNTASTAAEERVDDLMRDERNRLPQALQDRLHTVLERRRNSVWERLGQPNPVTGESADDTYRRLAREAIAAEREVFVRLRDERRIDDEMMRTLLRKLDLEEATAYREVDD
- a CDS encoding RNA polymerase sigma factor SigF is translated as MMNGEGPVRDDKRGTRDLPADGSGGMRRLTTAIPEQQARPHPEDRADPATRASQQAAPTTGADVRGGSGGSDARRAGLMSDHERHGEQHGRRDPQDRSGARAMFIELRTLKDGSTEYAELRNQLVRMHLPLVEHLARRFRNRGEPLDDLTQVATIGLIKSVDRFDPERGVEFSTYATPTVVGEIKRHFRDKGWAVRVPRRLQELRLALTTATAELSQMHGRSPTVHELAEKLAISEEEVLEGLESANAYSTLSLDVPDTDDESPAVADTLGAEDEALEGVEYRESLKPLLEDLPPREKRILLLRFFGNMTQSQIAQEVGISQMHVSRLLARTLAQLRERLLVEE
- a CDS encoding anti-sigma regulatory factor, giving the protein MSQFAGEPGNQDFVEVRLPAAGAYLSVLRTATAGLAARLDFTLDEIEDLRIAVDEACAILLQQAVAGSVLSCVFRLVDDSLEVTVSAPTTDGRAPERDTFAWTVLSALAGQVDSSVAEDNTVSISLYKKRGAGPGPA